In the Streptomyces sp. cg36 genome, one interval contains:
- a CDS encoding aspartate/glutamate racemase family protein has protein sequence MRTIGLIGGMSWESSAEYYRLLNELVRERLGGLHSARCLLHSVDFAEIEEFQRAGEWERAGEVLAAAAKGLEAAGADLVLICTNTMHKVAGQVSAAVSVPLLHLGDATAGAVRARGVRRVGLLGTAFTMEQDFYRDRLRSHGLDVLTPAAADRALVHRVIYEELCLGVVREESRAAYREVIARLVAEGAGGVILGCTEIELLIRQEHVSVPVFPTTRLHAEAAVTAALAP, from the coding sequence ATGAGGACCATCGGCCTGATCGGCGGCATGAGCTGGGAGTCCAGCGCGGAGTACTACCGGCTCCTCAACGAGCTCGTGCGCGAGCGGCTCGGCGGGCTGCACTCGGCCCGCTGCCTCCTGCACTCGGTGGACTTCGCCGAGATCGAGGAGTTCCAGCGCGCCGGTGAGTGGGAGCGCGCGGGCGAGGTGCTCGCGGCGGCGGCGAAGGGCCTGGAGGCGGCCGGTGCCGACCTCGTGCTGATCTGCACCAACACCATGCACAAGGTGGCCGGACAGGTCTCCGCCGCCGTCTCCGTGCCGCTGCTGCACCTGGGCGACGCGACCGCCGGGGCGGTACGGGCGCGGGGCGTGCGGCGCGTCGGTCTGCTCGGCACCGCCTTCACCATGGAGCAGGACTTCTACCGCGACCGGCTCCGCTCGCACGGCCTGGACGTCCTCACCCCGGCCGCCGCCGACCGCGCCCTGGTCCACCGGGTCATCTACGAGGAGCTGTGCCTGGGCGTGGTGCGCGAGGAGTCCCGGGCCGCCTACCGGGAGGTGATCGCCCGGCTGGTCGCCGAGGGGGCCGGGGGAGTGATCCTCGGCTGCACCGAGATCGAACTGCTGATCCGTCAGGAGCACGTCTCCGTACCGGTGTTCCCCACCACGCGCCTGCACGCGGAGGCGGCGGTGACGGCCGCGCTCGCGCCCTAG
- a CDS encoding glycosyltransferase family 2 protein, which translates to MSRRREHAHRTRPREAPAAALPEAEGLVREQGVRGGIGVGQLDLDGLDGAVLSLAPAPGGPPVARGEVYVLVRLRGRPVGTVLGRVGPGEDAAEVLAAAARKQLAGHVPPDAARSAPPVRPPRATVVVATRERAGQLARALDSLLAQDHPDHEIVVVDNNPVTAQTRELVEGGYAAHGVRYVREPVPGLAAAHNRGVAVARGTVVAFTDDDVVADPHWLGALTAPFAADPSLGCTTGLILPARLTTPAQILLESHGGFTKGFAPRRFDPARPPADEPLFPFTAGRFGSGANMAFRAAALRAVGGFDPATGTGTPARGGDDLYAFARTVVAGHGLRYTPEALVWHHHRETWQDLEDQAYGYGAGLTAYLTALLARRPALLPALLARLPRGLAHARAISAHRTAGTQSVPGAHGTQDYPWPRVLSRLERRGMLYGPLGYLRARHRVRGLRPPWETGR; encoded by the coding sequence ATGTCACGACGTAGGGAACACGCACACAGAACCCGGCCGCGCGAAGCCCCGGCCGCCGCCCTGCCGGAGGCCGAGGGGCTGGTCCGGGAGCAGGGCGTGCGCGGCGGCATCGGCGTCGGCCAGCTCGACCTCGACGGGCTCGACGGCGCGGTGCTCTCGCTGGCCCCCGCGCCCGGCGGGCCGCCGGTGGCGCGGGGCGAGGTGTACGTCCTGGTCCGGCTGCGGGGGCGCCCCGTCGGCACGGTGCTCGGCCGGGTGGGGCCCGGCGAGGACGCCGCCGAGGTGCTGGCGGCGGCGGCCCGCAAGCAGCTCGCGGGCCATGTGCCGCCGGACGCCGCCCGGTCCGCGCCGCCCGTCCGGCCGCCGCGCGCCACCGTCGTCGTGGCCACCCGCGAGCGGGCCGGGCAGCTGGCCCGCGCGCTGGACTCGCTGCTCGCCCAGGACCACCCGGACCACGAGATCGTGGTGGTCGACAACAACCCCGTCACCGCCCAGACGCGCGAGCTGGTCGAGGGCGGGTACGCGGCGCACGGCGTGCGCTACGTCCGCGAGCCCGTGCCGGGTCTCGCCGCCGCGCACAACCGGGGCGTCGCGGTGGCCCGGGGGACGGTCGTGGCGTTCACCGACGACGACGTGGTGGCCGACCCGCACTGGCTGGGCGCGCTCACCGCGCCCTTCGCCGCCGACCCCTCGCTCGGCTGCACGACCGGGCTGATCCTGCCCGCCCGGCTGACCACGCCCGCGCAGATCCTGCTGGAGAGCCACGGCGGCTTCACCAAGGGCTTCGCGCCGCGCCGCTTCGACCCGGCCCGGCCGCCCGCCGACGAGCCGCTGTTCCCGTTCACGGCGGGCCGGTTCGGCTCCGGCGCCAACATGGCGTTCCGGGCCGCCGCCCTGCGCGCGGTGGGCGGCTTCGACCCGGCGACCGGCACCGGCACCCCGGCGCGCGGCGGCGACGACCTGTACGCCTTCGCGCGCACGGTCGTCGCCGGGCACGGGCTGCGCTACACCCCCGAGGCGCTGGTCTGGCACCACCACCGCGAGACCTGGCAGGACCTGGAGGACCAGGCGTACGGATACGGGGCCGGGCTCACCGCCTACCTCACCGCGCTCCTGGCGCGCCGCCCCGCCCTGCTGCCCGCCCTGCTCGCCCGACTGCCGCGCGGCCTGGCCCACGCCCGCGCGATCAGCGCCCACCGCACCGCAGGCACCCAGTCGGTGCCGGGCGCACACGGCACCCAGGACTACCCGTGGCCCCGCGTCCTGTCCCGCCTGGAGCGCCGGGGCATGCTGTACGGCCCGCTCGGCTACCTACGGGCCCGGCACCGGGTGCGCGGGCTGCGGCCCCCGTGGGAGACGGGCCGGTGA
- a CDS encoding polysaccharide deacetylase family protein, whose product MLLYHAVMADPPAWIAEFTVAPGQFAAQLDAVVAAGRTPVTVGALADHFAGRAVLPARPVVLTFDDGFADLPGPTADALAARGLCATAYLTTGALAPGGRSLLPPAPMMTLDRAPALERYGIEIGGHTVSHPQLDTLAPRALRRELADSKAALEDVLGHRVAHLAYPHGYNSAAVRRAARAAGYETAVAVRHALSSRSDDAYRIARLIVRRGHTAADVEAWMAGTGARTAPYRDSAATVGWRLYRRARAAVRGPVFAG is encoded by the coding sequence GTGCTGCTCTACCACGCCGTGATGGCGGACCCGCCCGCCTGGATCGCCGAATTCACCGTCGCGCCGGGGCAGTTCGCCGCCCAGCTGGACGCGGTCGTGGCCGCCGGGCGCACCCCCGTCACCGTCGGGGCGCTGGCCGACCACTTCGCCGGGCGGGCCGTCCTGCCGGCCAGGCCCGTCGTGCTGACCTTCGACGACGGGTTCGCCGATCTGCCGGGGCCCACCGCCGACGCGCTCGCCGCGCGCGGGCTGTGCGCGACCGCGTACCTCACCACCGGGGCCCTCGCCCCGGGCGGCCGTTCGCTGCTGCCGCCCGCGCCGATGATGACCCTGGACCGGGCCCCGGCGCTGGAGCGGTACGGGATCGAGATCGGCGGCCACACCGTCTCCCACCCGCAGCTCGACACGCTCGCGCCGCGAGCCCTGCGCCGCGAACTCGCCGACTCCAAGGCGGCCCTGGAGGACGTGCTGGGCCACCGGGTGGCGCACCTCGCCTATCCGCACGGCTACAACAGCGCCGCCGTGCGCCGGGCCGCCCGCGCCGCCGGATACGAGACGGCGGTGGCGGTGCGGCACGCGCTGAGCTCGCGGTCCGACGACGCGTACCGCATCGCCCGCCTCATCGTGCGGCGCGGCCACACCGCCGCCGACGTCGAGGCGTGGATGGCCGGGACGGGGGCCCGTACCGCCCCGTACCGGGACTCGGCGGCGACCGTGGGCTGGCGGCTCTACCGCAGGGCCCGGGCGGCCGTGCGCGGGCCCGTCTTCGCGGGGTGA
- a CDS encoding GNAT family N-acetyltransferase has protein sequence MSRGRGARIQVVGPGELNAGELDVWREIRVKSGSPANPFMEPEFTLAVARVRPSARVAVVREGGDPVAFLPFEAGRFGRGRAIGHGVSDCQGIIARPDARVDARELLAACGLSAWEFDNLEAGQDLFVPGAAGTFPSFVVDVGAGYEAYESALRERSPKFFRTTAAKERKLARRAGEVRFVFDERDPAVLRQLMAWKSAQYRRTGRRDRFAQEWISSLVRSLARTGAPGCSGVLSVLRVAGRPVAAHFGLRSRTQLSCWFPAYDPEFATYSPGLVLHLRMAEAAAAAGIGTLDLGRGAAEYKDALKTGEIPVYEGAALRPGAGAALYWLRREPSRRAHRFVRERPALTAFARRALKQAGRLRGR, from the coding sequence TTGAGCAGGGGACGAGGTGCGCGGATCCAGGTGGTCGGGCCCGGTGAGCTGAACGCCGGCGAGCTGGACGTCTGGCGCGAGATCCGGGTGAAGTCGGGCTCGCCCGCCAACCCCTTCATGGAGCCGGAGTTCACCCTCGCCGTCGCCCGGGTGCGGCCCTCGGCACGGGTCGCGGTGGTCCGGGAGGGCGGCGACCCCGTCGCGTTCCTGCCCTTCGAGGCGGGCCGCTTCGGGCGCGGGCGGGCCATCGGGCACGGCGTCTCCGACTGCCAGGGGATCATCGCCCGCCCCGACGCCCGGGTGGACGCGCGGGAGCTGCTGGCCGCCTGCGGGCTATCCGCCTGGGAGTTCGACAACCTGGAGGCCGGGCAGGACCTGTTCGTGCCGGGCGCGGCCGGAACGTTCCCCTCCTTCGTCGTCGACGTGGGCGCGGGGTACGAGGCGTACGAGAGCGCGCTGCGCGAGCGCTCGCCCAAGTTCTTCCGCACCACCGCCGCCAAGGAGCGCAAGCTGGCGCGGCGGGCCGGTGAGGTGCGGTTCGTCTTCGACGAGCGCGACCCGGCGGTGCTGCGGCAGCTGATGGCGTGGAAGTCCGCGCAGTACCGGCGCACCGGCCGCCGCGACCGGTTCGCCCAGGAGTGGATCAGCAGCCTGGTGCGCTCTCTGGCGCGGACCGGCGCGCCCGGCTGCTCCGGCGTGCTGTCCGTGCTGCGGGTGGCCGGGCGGCCCGTCGCCGCCCACTTCGGGCTGCGCTCGCGCACCCAGCTCTCCTGCTGGTTCCCCGCCTACGACCCGGAGTTCGCCACGTACTCGCCCGGCCTCGTCCTGCACCTGCGGATGGCCGAGGCGGCGGCTGCCGCCGGGATCGGGACGCTCGACCTGGGGCGCGGCGCCGCCGAGTACAAGGACGCCCTGAAGACCGGCGAGATCCCGGTGTACGAGGGCGCCGCGCTGCGCCCGGGGGCCGGGGCCGCGCTGTACTGGCTGCGCCGCGAGCCGTCCCGCCGCGCGCACCGGTTCGTACGGGAGCGGCCCGCCCTCACCGCCTTCGCCCGGCGCGCCCTCAAACAGGCGGGCCGGCTGCGCGGGCGCTGA
- a CDS encoding DegT/DnrJ/EryC1/StrS family aminotransferase yields the protein MPYGTTSCAALERTMRDRLGRECLYVPSCRLGLYVALRHWCPPGGRVLMSPVNDDVILFVVLAAGLRPVQAPLDPRDGSLDAAAVPEETWRGLSAVLTTNLYGNPDPAPALRARCDRSGIALIEDAAHAIGSEVAGRPVGTFGDAAVFSLSKHTAAKAGGFLAVADPGLREALAKSRDALLEPPRRTAELAYWARPYAEAAVRGLRLAPAAWAVLRMLGRQERADIRMPLRPDALGRAVAAAPALDAFHSWVRVDLHDYRTDAGGPRRARIGRKLARLDDVLARHLAGTRTLLASPWARPGPGPVQPLFRVPLLVEDRDAARAALARARIPVGYLYDPPLDDYAGAAFTEPSPAPEAARWFAAHALPVDPLRADRALRVLAESGTRPARGGPGGV from the coding sequence ATGCCGTACGGGACCACGTCGTGCGCGGCGCTGGAACGGACCATGCGGGACCGGCTCGGACGGGAGTGCCTGTACGTGCCCTCCTGCCGCCTCGGACTGTACGTGGCCCTGCGCCACTGGTGCCCGCCCGGCGGCCGGGTGCTGATGTCGCCCGTCAACGACGACGTCATCCTCTTCGTGGTGCTCGCGGCCGGACTGCGGCCCGTCCAGGCCCCGCTCGACCCGCGCGACGGCTCCCTCGACGCCGCCGCCGTCCCCGAGGAGACCTGGCGCGGCCTGTCCGCCGTCCTCACCACCAATCTGTACGGCAACCCCGACCCGGCGCCCGCGCTGCGCGCCCGCTGCGACCGGTCGGGCATCGCGCTCATCGAGGACGCGGCCCACGCCATCGGCAGCGAGGTGGCGGGACGGCCCGTCGGCACCTTCGGCGACGCCGCCGTCTTCTCGCTCTCCAAGCACACCGCCGCCAAGGCGGGCGGCTTCCTCGCCGTCGCCGACCCCGGACTGCGCGAGGCGCTCGCCAAGTCCCGCGACGCGCTCCTGGAACCCCCGCGCCGCACCGCCGAACTCGCCTACTGGGCGCGACCGTACGCGGAGGCCGCCGTGCGCGGACTGCGGCTCGCACCCGCCGCGTGGGCGGTGCTGCGGATGCTCGGACGCCAGGAGCGCGCGGACATCCGGATGCCGCTCAGACCCGACGCGCTCGGCCGGGCCGTCGCCGCCGCGCCCGCGCTGGACGCCTTCCACTCCTGGGTCCGGGTGGACCTGCACGACTACCGCACGGACGCGGGCGGCCCCCGCAGGGCCCGGATCGGGCGGAAGCTGGCGCGCCTGGACGACGTGCTCGCCCGCCACCTCGCCGGGACCCGGACCCTGCTGGCCAGCCCGTGGGCGCGGCCCGGCCCCGGACCCGTGCAGCCGCTGTTCCGGGTGCCGCTGCTGGTCGAGGACCGGGACGCGGCGCGGGCCGCGCTCGCCCGGGCCCGGATCCCCGTCGGCTACCTCTACGACCCGCCGCTGGACGACTACGCGGGCGCCGCGTTCACCGAGCCCTCGCCCGCCCCGGAGGCCGCCCGCTGGTTCGCCGCGCACGCACTGCCCGTCGACCCCCTCCGGGCCGACCGGGCCCTGCGGGTGCTGGCGGAGTCCGGGACCCGGCCCGCGAGAGGCGGCCCCGGCGGTGTCTGA
- a CDS encoding lipopolysaccharide biosynthesis protein: MSDTTSGSHRAVGPGAAAGGRGRPEAGGGPEHPEAAGGPQRTEAGGGPQRPEPGGAPPDRAADGRDSMFRNAYALMLSTAVSAALGLGFWLVAARYYSEEAVGRGSAAIAAMRLLASIAATTMMGAVVRYVPRAGRATGPLVVRAYLASTGVVAVASVGFLLTLPRWGASYAPLGGPGPGILFTLAAVAWSVLTLQDGVLTGLRKAVWVPVGNAVFSLGKLLLLAAFAGLTLGVFVSWAAAMALSILPLGLLVFRRLIPAQAAADHDRPVPEAREIVRFLAGDSVGALFSLAMINLLPVLVAVRFDAAQNGFFYIAYTVGGTMEFMAINMASSLTAHASHSPDRLADGVRGALRRMVLLLVPVIAFLIAFAPRILAPFGADYAEHGTPVLRLLAAAALPRVAVELWIGVLRVQGRTGVLALLQGAMCTLVLGSAAVLLRTTGIEGAGWAVLVSMTVMALVSAPGLRAALAGRATVRAARGDGAEEYGTGWARRAALARAEEAKGYGTRWTTQTAYLSGGLDTGTPALGIPVYVPGASAGASAGAGSGSGSGGSAGTLRLRAVGPDGGPDGASAGAVSGSGSGSGSGGSASTLRLRAVGPGGEPDGGPDGARWAGRTGGADGALPAGRTGGADGALWAGRTGGPDESLWAGRTGGPNESLWAGKTGGPDESLLAGALWVLLGLAAGLFWVPLSRVADIGSERVDGAQLFAALPPVSLTAGVLLVVVCSAAVSLCRARPALLAAALGVTVAALHTAPLILGVRPDPLRGPWHEPLARMLSEVAGLGSPAGAERWLPPVLQLLCLGLVVVTLTGLGVRWRVTSVLVWVLAVTGWAAQSAFARAGVPVFVGLCVCAALATLWGHAAPRARDLG, from the coding sequence GTGTCTGACACCACCTCCGGGTCCCACCGGGCGGTGGGACCCGGCGCGGCGGCGGGCGGGCGGGGGCGGCCGGAGGCCGGGGGCGGGCCGGAGCACCCGGAGGCCGCAGGTGGGCCGCAGCGCACGGAGGCCGGAGGCGGGCCGCAGCGCCCCGAGCCCGGAGGTGCGCCGCCCGACCGGGCCGCCGACGGCCGGGACTCGATGTTCCGCAACGCCTACGCCCTGATGCTCTCCACCGCCGTCTCGGCCGCGCTCGGCCTCGGCTTCTGGCTGGTCGCGGCCCGCTACTACAGCGAGGAGGCGGTCGGCCGGGGCTCGGCCGCCATCGCCGCGATGCGGCTGCTCGCCTCGATCGCCGCCACCACCATGATGGGCGCCGTGGTGCGCTACGTGCCGCGCGCGGGCCGCGCGACCGGGCCGCTGGTGGTACGGGCGTACCTGGCGAGCACCGGCGTGGTGGCGGTGGCCAGCGTCGGCTTCCTGCTCACGCTGCCCCGGTGGGGCGCCTCCTACGCGCCGCTCGGCGGCCCCGGCCCCGGGATCCTCTTCACCCTCGCCGCCGTCGCCTGGTCGGTCCTCACCCTCCAGGACGGGGTGCTCACGGGGCTGCGCAAGGCGGTGTGGGTGCCGGTCGGCAACGCGGTCTTCTCCCTCGGCAAGCTGCTGCTGCTCGCCGCGTTCGCCGGACTCACGCTGGGCGTGTTCGTCTCCTGGGCGGCGGCGATGGCGCTCTCCATCCTGCCGCTCGGCCTGCTGGTCTTCCGCAGGCTGATCCCCGCGCAGGCCGCCGCCGACCACGACCGCCCGGTGCCCGAGGCCCGCGAGATCGTGCGCTTCCTGGCGGGCGACTCGGTGGGCGCGCTGTTCTCGCTCGCGATGATCAACCTGCTGCCGGTGCTGGTAGCGGTCCGCTTCGACGCGGCGCAGAACGGCTTCTTCTACATCGCGTACACGGTGGGCGGGACCATGGAGTTCATGGCCATCAACATGGCCTCCTCGCTCACCGCGCACGCCTCGCACAGCCCGGACCGGCTCGCCGACGGCGTACGGGGAGCGCTGCGGCGGATGGTGCTGCTGCTGGTCCCCGTCATCGCCTTCCTGATCGCCTTCGCCCCGCGGATCCTCGCCCCGTTCGGCGCCGACTACGCCGAGCACGGCACCCCGGTGCTGCGGCTGCTCGCCGCCGCCGCGCTGCCCCGGGTCGCCGTCGAACTCTGGATCGGGGTGCTCCGCGTCCAGGGCCGCACCGGTGTCCTCGCCCTGCTCCAGGGCGCCATGTGCACGCTGGTGCTCGGCAGCGCGGCGGTACTGCTGCGCACCACCGGCATCGAGGGCGCGGGCTGGGCGGTCCTGGTGTCGATGACCGTGATGGCGCTGGTCTCCGCGCCCGGACTGCGCGCGGCGCTGGCCGGACGCGCCACGGTACGGGCGGCGCGCGGGGACGGGGCCGAGGAGTACGGCACCGGGTGGGCGCGCCGCGCGGCGCTGGCACGGGCGGAGGAGGCGAAGGGGTACGGAACGCGGTGGACCACCCAGACCGCGTATCTGAGCGGCGGCCTGGACACGGGGACGCCGGCGCTGGGGATCCCGGTGTACGTGCCCGGGGCGTCGGCCGGGGCGTCGGCCGGGGCCGGGTCGGGCTCCGGCTCCGGTGGGAGCGCCGGCACCCTGCGGCTGCGGGCGGTCGGGCCGGACGGGGGGCCTGACGGGGCGTCGGCCGGGGCCGTGTCGGGCTCCGGCTCCGGCTCCGGCTCCGGTGGGAGCGCCAGCACCCTGCGGCTGCGGGCGGTCGGGCCGGGCGGGGAGCCCGACGGGGGGCCTGACGGGGCGCGGTGGGCGGGGAGGACCGGCGGGGCTGACGGGGCGCTGCCGGCCGGAAGGACCGGCGGGGCTGACGGGGCGCTGTGGGCCGGGAGGACCGGCGGGCCCGACGAGTCGCTGTGGGCCGGGAGGACCGGCGGGCCCAACGAGTCGCTGTGGGCCGGGAAGACCGGCGGGCCCGATGAGTCGCTGCTGGCCGGTGCCTTGTGGGTGCTCCTGGGACTGGCGGCCGGGCTGTTCTGGGTGCCGCTCTCGCGTGTCGCGGACATCGGCTCCGAACGCGTCGACGGCGCCCAGTTGTTCGCCGCCCTGCCGCCCGTCTCGCTCACCGCCGGAGTGCTGCTCGTCGTCGTGTGCAGCGCGGCCGTCTCCCTCTGCCGGGCGCGGCCCGCGCTGCTCGCCGCGGCGCTGGGCGTGACCGTGGCCGCGCTGCACACCGCGCCGCTGATCCTCGGGGTGCGGCCGGACCCGTTGCGCGGACCGTGGCACGAGCCGCTCGCCCGGATGCTGAGCGAGGTGGCCGGGCTGGGCTCGCCCGCCGGGGCGGAGCGGTGGCTGCCGCCCGTCCTCCAGCTGCTGTGCCTGGGGCTGGTCGTGGTGACGTTGACGGGGCTGGGGGTGCGCTGGCGGGTGACGTCGGTACTGGTGTGGGTGCTGGCGGTGACGGGCTGGGCCGCCCAGTCCGCCTTTGCCCGGGCGGGGGTGCCGGTGTTCGTGGGGCTGTGCGTGTGCGCGGCGCTCGCCACACTGTGGGGCCACGCGGCCCCCCGGGCCCGCGACCTCGGGTAG
- the hutI gene encoding imidazolonepropionase, which translates to MTTTLITNLTTLTTNDPTLGPTPLGLIENAALVIDGDTIAWVGRAEDAPAADTVHDATGHTAIPGFVDSHSHLVFAGDRTAEFNARMSGQAYRAGGIRTTVAATRAATDAELGANIARYLGEALRQGTTTFETKSGYGLTVEDEARALRIAAEHTDEVTYLGAHIVAPEYADDPAAYVALVTGEMLDACAPHARWVDVFCEKGAFDGDQARAILTAGRAKGLTPRVHANQLSYGPGVQLAVELDAASADHCTHLTDADVDALASGNTVATLLPGAEFSTRAQWPDARRLLDAGVTVALSTDCNPGSSFTSSMPFCVALAVRDMGMTPDEAVWAATAGGAAALRRTDVGRLAPGARADLALLDAPSHVHLAYRPGVPLVRDVWRQGIKCA; encoded by the coding sequence ATGACCACCACCCTCATCACCAACCTCACCACCCTCACCACCAACGACCCCACCCTCGGCCCCACCCCCCTCGGCCTCATCGAGAACGCCGCCCTCGTCATCGACGGCGACACCATCGCCTGGGTCGGCCGCGCCGAGGACGCCCCGGCGGCCGACACCGTCCACGACGCCACCGGCCACACCGCGATCCCCGGCTTCGTCGACTCCCACTCGCACCTCGTCTTCGCGGGCGACCGCACCGCCGAGTTCAACGCCCGGATGTCGGGGCAGGCGTACCGGGCGGGCGGGATCCGCACCACCGTGGCCGCCACCCGCGCCGCCACCGACGCCGAGCTCGGCGCGAACATCGCCCGCTACCTCGGCGAGGCCCTGCGCCAGGGGACGACGACCTTCGAGACCAAGTCCGGCTACGGCCTCACCGTCGAGGACGAGGCCCGCGCGCTGCGCATCGCCGCCGAGCACACGGACGAGGTCACGTACCTGGGGGCGCACATCGTGGCCCCGGAGTACGCCGACGACCCCGCCGCCTACGTGGCGCTCGTCACCGGCGAGATGCTGGACGCCTGCGCCCCGCACGCCCGCTGGGTCGACGTGTTCTGCGAGAAGGGCGCCTTCGACGGCGACCAGGCCCGCGCGATCCTGACGGCGGGCAGGGCCAAGGGGCTGACCCCCCGGGTGCACGCCAACCAGCTCTCGTACGGCCCGGGCGTCCAGCTCGCCGTCGAGCTCGACGCGGCCAGCGCCGACCACTGCACCCACCTCACCGACGCCGACGTGGACGCGCTGGCGAGCGGGAACACGGTCGCGACCCTGCTGCCCGGCGCCGAGTTCTCCACCCGCGCCCAGTGGCCCGACGCGCGGCGGCTGCTGGACGCGGGCGTGACGGTCGCGCTGTCCACGGACTGCAACCCGGGGTCGTCGTTCACGTCCTCGATGCCGTTCTGCGTCGCCCTGGCCGTACGGGACATGGGGATGACGCCGGACGAGGCCGTGTGGGCGGCCACCGCCGGGGGCGCCGCCGCGCTGCGCCGCACCGACGTCGGCCGTCTCGCCCCGGGCGCCCGCGCGGACCTGGCGCTGCTGGACGCGCCGAGCCACGTCCACCTGGCCTACCGGCCGGGTGTGCCGCTGGTGCGCGACGTGTGGCGTCAGGGCATCAAGTGCGCGTAG
- a CDS encoding NAD(P)H-binding protein, with the protein MTEPVIAVTGASGAIGGRVARRLAERGAATRLVGRSPGRLPDLPGAVKAPPAAFGDADAMREALAGARTLLMVSAHEAPDRVREHTTAVDAAVAAGVERIVYVSFLGAAPDAAFTFARDHWHTEQHIRGTGLAHTFLRDSLYLSGLAAMAGPDGVIRGPAGDGRVSGVAHADIADVATAVLLAGAGEHDGAAYDVTGPEALTLTEVAAELSRVTGRTIGYVAETREEAFASRAGYGAEEWEVTGWVSSYEAIATGEMAAVGDTVPRLTGHRARSFAEYLDTHPRAYAHLMP; encoded by the coding sequence ATGACCGAGCCGGTCATCGCCGTCACCGGAGCCAGTGGAGCCATCGGCGGGCGGGTGGCCCGGCGCCTCGCCGAACGGGGTGCGGCGACCCGCCTGGTGGGCCGCAGCCCCGGCCGGCTGCCGGACCTGCCGGGCGCGGTCAAGGCGCCGCCCGCCGCGTTCGGGGACGCGGACGCGATGCGGGAGGCGCTGGCCGGGGCCCGCACGCTGCTGATGGTGTCGGCCCACGAGGCCCCCGACCGGGTGCGGGAGCACACCACCGCCGTGGACGCGGCCGTCGCGGCGGGGGTGGAGCGGATCGTGTACGTGTCGTTCCTCGGCGCCGCGCCCGACGCCGCGTTCACCTTCGCGCGCGACCACTGGCACACCGAGCAGCACATCCGGGGCACCGGCCTGGCGCACACGTTCCTGCGCGACAGCCTCTATCTGTCCGGGCTGGCCGCGATGGCGGGCCCGGACGGGGTGATCCGGGGGCCCGCCGGGGACGGCCGGGTCTCGGGCGTGGCGCACGCGGACATCGCGGACGTGGCGACGGCCGTGCTGCTGGCCGGGGCCGGTGAGCACGACGGCGCCGCCTACGACGTCACCGGCCCCGAGGCGCTGACCCTCACCGAGGTGGCGGCGGAGCTGAGCCGGGTGACGGGCCGCACGATCGGCTATGTGGCCGAGACCCGCGAGGAGGCGTTCGCCTCACGGGCCGGGTACGGCGCCGAGGAGTGGGAGGTCACCGGCTGGGTGAGCTCGTACGAGGCGATCGCCACCGGGGAGATGGCGGCGGTCGGCGACACCGTGCCCCGGCTGACGGGGCACCGGGCGCGCTCCTTCGCCGAGTACCTCGACACCCATCCGCGCGCCTACGCGCACTTGATGCCCTGA
- a CDS encoding HD domain-containing protein: MSEHEVSGVAGVGVSGVGVPGVAGIEVPGGRAAGAALLVCAEYADPALRHHSLRSYFFGAAWAREHGYAYDDELFFVSALLHDLSLTPPFDSHSLPFEEAGGHLARVFTAGLGWPVERRDRAAELIVLHMRDDVSPQDDIESRLLQVGTTADVSGGGLDAFDPAFRAELLAAYPRLGFAETFVDLFRDQAARKPGCAAAGLVADGWEARALGNALDAG, encoded by the coding sequence ATGAGCGAGCACGAGGTGAGCGGGGTCGCGGGGGTCGGGGTGTCCGGGGTCGGGGTGCCCGGGGTCGCGGGCATCGAGGTGCCCGGGGGCCGGGCGGCCGGGGCCGCGCTGCTGGTCTGCGCGGAGTACGCGGACCCGGCGCTGCGCCACCATTCGCTGCGCTCGTACTTCTTCGGCGCGGCCTGGGCCCGGGAGCACGGATACGCCTACGACGACGAGCTGTTCTTCGTCTCCGCGCTCCTGCACGACCTCTCCCTGACCCCGCCCTTCGACAGCCACTCGCTGCCCTTCGAGGAGGCGGGCGGCCATCTGGCGCGGGTCTTCACGGCGGGCCTGGGCTGGCCCGTGGAGCGGCGCGACCGGGCGGCCGAGCTGATCGTGCTGCACATGCGGGACGACGTGTCGCCGCAGGACGACATCGAGAGCCGGCTGCTGCAGGTGGGGACGACGGCGGACGTCTCGGGCGGCGGACTGGACGCCTTCGACCCGGCGTTCCGGGCGGAGCTGCTGGCGGCCTACCCCCGGCTGGGCTTCGCGGAGACGTTCGTGGACCTCTTCCGCGACCAGGCCGCACGCAAGCCCGGCTGCGCGGCGGCCGGACTGGTGGCGGACGGCTGGGAGGCGCGGGCGCTGGGGAACGCGCTGGACGCGGGGTGA